In Pseudomonas sp. MYb327, one DNA window encodes the following:
- the glgB gene encoding 1,4-alpha-glucan branching protein GlgB, whose translation MSFSNKEQGQHKEALLPRARDIDALVRAEHHDPFAILGPHGDGAGGQFIRAYLPDALSVQVVARESGEELGQLEATQTPGLFVGHFDRAQPYVLRTRWAGGEQFSEDPYSFGPLLGEMDLYLFAEGNHRDLSACLGAQLKTVDGVDGVRFAVWAPNAKRVSVVGDFNNWDGRRHPMRLRHPTGVWELFIPRMQAGEAYKYEILSAHGILPLKADPMALATSLPPDTASKVAPPLNIDWQDHEWMQARGERQRPSAPLSIYELHAGSWQCELDDLGEVARQYTWPELAERLIPYVKELGFTHIELMPIMEHPFGGSWGYQLLSQFATSARYGTGDEFAAFVNACHQADIGVILDWVPAHFPTDTHGLAQFDGTALYEYGNPQEGFHQDWDTLIYNLGRTEVHGYMLASALHWLKHFHVDGLRVDAVASMLYRDYSRKAGEWVPNRHGGRENLEAIDFLRHLNDVVALEAPGALVIAEESTAWPGVSQSTQQGGLGFAYKWNMGWMHDSLHYIQQDPVYRAHHHNELSFGLVYAWSERFILPISHDEVVHGKHSLIDKMPGDRWQKFANLRAYLSFMWTHPGKKLLFMGCEFGQWREWNHDQQLDWYLLQYSEHKGVQKLVGDLNRLYREEPALHEQDDVPQGFQWLIGDDAINSVYAWLRWSKEGKPVLVVANFTPVPREAYRVGVPFAGRWTELLNSDSATYAGSNYGNGGGAFTEETPSHGQALSLVLNLPPLAVLVLRPEG comes from the coding sequence ATGAGTTTCTCGAACAAGGAACAGGGTCAACACAAAGAGGCGTTGCTACCCAGGGCGCGGGATATTGATGCGCTGGTACGCGCCGAGCATCACGACCCCTTTGCAATACTCGGTCCCCATGGCGATGGCGCCGGCGGGCAGTTCATTCGGGCTTATCTGCCGGACGCCTTGAGCGTTCAGGTGGTGGCCAGGGAATCGGGAGAAGAGCTCGGCCAACTTGAAGCAACGCAGACACCGGGGTTGTTTGTCGGTCATTTTGACCGGGCGCAACCCTACGTGCTGAGAACCCGCTGGGCCGGTGGCGAACAGTTCTCCGAAGACCCTTACAGTTTTGGCCCGTTGCTCGGCGAGATGGACTTGTATCTGTTCGCCGAAGGCAATCACCGTGACCTCAGCGCTTGCCTCGGTGCGCAGCTGAAAACGGTGGACGGTGTCGACGGCGTGCGTTTCGCCGTGTGGGCGCCGAACGCCAAACGTGTCTCGGTGGTCGGCGATTTCAACAACTGGGACGGCCGTCGTCACCCGATGCGCCTGCGTCATCCCACCGGGGTCTGGGAATTGTTTATCCCGCGCATGCAGGCGGGTGAGGCCTATAAATACGAAATCCTCAGCGCCCACGGCATTCTGCCGCTCAAGGCCGACCCGATGGCCCTGGCGACCTCATTGCCGCCAGACACTGCGTCGAAAGTGGCGCCTCCGCTGAATATCGACTGGCAGGATCACGAGTGGATGCAGGCCCGTGGCGAACGGCAGCGTCCGAGCGCGCCGCTGTCGATCTACGAACTGCACGCCGGTTCGTGGCAATGTGAACTCGACGATCTGGGCGAAGTGGCCCGCCAGTACACGTGGCCAGAACTGGCCGAGCGGCTGATCCCGTATGTCAAAGAACTCGGTTTCACCCACATCGAACTAATGCCGATCATGGAGCACCCGTTCGGTGGTTCGTGGGGCTATCAATTGCTCTCGCAATTCGCCACCAGTGCCCGCTATGGCACCGGCGATGAATTTGCAGCCTTCGTCAACGCCTGTCACCAGGCTGACATCGGCGTGATACTGGACTGGGTGCCGGCGCATTTCCCCACCGACACTCACGGCCTGGCGCAATTCGACGGCACCGCGCTGTACGAATATGGCAACCCGCAGGAAGGTTTCCATCAGGATTGGGACACGCTGATCTACAACCTCGGCCGCACCGAAGTGCACGGCTACATGCTGGCCTCGGCATTGCACTGGCTCAAGCATTTCCATGTCGACGGCCTGCGGGTGGATGCCGTGGCGTCGATGCTGTACCGCGACTATTCGCGCAAGGCCGGCGAGTGGGTGCCGAACCGCCATGGCGGGCGGGAAAACCTCGAAGCCATCGACTTCCTGCGTCATCTCAACGACGTGGTGGCACTGGAAGCGCCGGGCGCGTTGGTGATCGCTGAGGAGTCCACCGCGTGGCCGGGTGTCAGCCAAAGCACGCAACAGGGCGGCCTGGGCTTCGCCTACAAGTGGAACATGGGCTGGATGCACGATTCGCTGCATTACATCCAGCAAGATCCGGTGTACCGCGCTCACCATCACAACGAGCTGAGTTTCGGCCTGGTGTACGCCTGGTCCGAACGCTTCATCCTGCCGATTTCCCACGACGAAGTGGTGCACGGCAAACACTCGCTGATCGACAAAATGCCCGGCGACCGCTGGCAGAAGTTCGCCAACCTGCGGGCCTATCTGAGTTTCATGTGGACCCATCCGGGCAAGAAGCTGCTGTTCATGGGCTGCGAGTTCGGCCAGTGGCGCGAGTGGAACCACGACCAGCAACTGGATTGGTACCTGCTGCAGTATTCGGAACACAAAGGCGTGCAGAAACTGGTGGGCGACCTCAATCGTCTTTATCGCGAAGAACCGGCGTTGCATGAGCAGGATGATGTACCGCAGGGCTTCCAATGGTTGATCGGTGACGATGCAATCAACAGCGTTTATGCCTGGCTGCGTTGGAGCAAGGAGGGCAAACCGGTGTTGGTGGTGGCTAACTTCACGCCAGTGCCGCGTGAGGCTTATCGCGTAGGCGTGCCGTTCGCCGGGCGCTGGACGGAGTTGTTGAACAGTGATTCGGCGACATATGCGGGCTCCAATTATGGGAACGGTGGCGGGGCGTTTACCGAGGAGACGCCGAGCCATGGGCAGGCGTTGTCGTTGGTGCTGAATTTGCCACCGTTGGCGGTGCTGGTGTTGAGGCCGGAGGGGTAA
- a CDS encoding RHS repeat-associated core domain-containing protein, with product MQFHRRLALDPIEPRVTRQRFDAAARPVASRDPYLFALALSDASAPDNLSQVLSLSGAALSSDSVDAGWRLALHGAAGQVVDHWDGRGSHSWTEFDDLLRPVAVRESGDGMVEHVLERFTYADADAITGNLCGQLIRHDDPAGTVHLRELGLGGAVLQQTRHFLRDTDGVNWPSDASARDALLEPGAGATTAYSYAPSTELLQQIDALGNRQRFAYTVAGELSTTYLTLAGAGQSDKPLVSEILYNPSGQIESETAGNGVITRHRYDLADGRLIGLSAHKANGTPLQDLNYRYDAAGNVLSIEDAAQPIRYFNNQRIEPIKTYRYDTLGQLIEATGWEAKTGNGGPALPGTQPLPLDPNQIANYVQTFHYDAGGNLLNLVHVGAQTHGRTLTRTQYSNRCLPERNGRPPTEAELADGFDANGNLRELQVGQSLDWDLRNQLTRVRPVVREDGNDDYEKYLYDGSGQRVRKIRANQTNVRTLISEVRYLPGVEIRTHSGTGEILHVINASAGSNGVQVLHWVAQKPGDITNDQVRYSLNDHLKSSTMELDQNADLISQEWYYPFGGTACFAARSATEAKYKTVRYSGKERDATGLYYYGFRYYAPWLQRWINPDPAGYVDGMNLYAMVGNRPINFADLDGRMGTELTAADISHIVNTLKRDMGELPQEDVRSVVNQYLKGKGANPQQYSATIMSKLGFASEAIAEPQETTYHRRLTSNEKKGLHLFWSTNAGSRYIGATSRNFFIRANTQERPSLATASNEARRELKSNTGEYSVNMSNDVYKSSFVPALQLLSEHEQDPWQTILLMSASVGPKTSSPVYRGSRLSDMGLSLGVSPTLKIGDIVSASSFLSFSSDKTEAESFISKYHHDNFIKGTVGVIFVASDTYTISNSIEHESIVFPATNYIVKNIVTQTTSGNSLFQTTRKFTPMIYLEKTNNNPPSRTKWI from the coding sequence GTGCAGTTTCATCGGCGGTTGGCGCTCGATCCGATTGAGCCGCGAGTCACGCGGCAACGCTTCGACGCTGCCGCCCGCCCAGTGGCCAGTCGCGATCCGTATTTGTTTGCCCTGGCACTAAGCGACGCATCGGCGCCGGACAACCTGAGCCAGGTGCTCAGCCTGTCCGGCGCGGCGTTGTCGAGTGACAGCGTGGACGCCGGATGGCGGTTGGCCTTGCACGGCGCCGCCGGGCAGGTTGTCGATCATTGGGACGGACGCGGCAGCCACTCATGGACAGAGTTCGATGACCTGCTGCGCCCGGTGGCCGTGCGTGAAAGTGGCGACGGAATGGTTGAGCATGTCCTGGAGCGTTTTACCTATGCAGACGCCGACGCTATCACTGGCAACCTGTGTGGTCAGCTGATTCGGCATGATGACCCGGCTGGCACCGTGCACCTGCGCGAGCTGGGACTGGGCGGTGCTGTGCTACAACAGACCCGGCATTTTTTGCGCGACACCGACGGCGTGAACTGGCCGAGTGACGCGTCCGCGCGGGATGCTTTGCTTGAACCCGGCGCCGGTGCCACCACCGCGTACAGCTACGCACCCAGCACCGAACTGCTCCAGCAGATTGACGCGTTGGGGAATCGTCAACGATTCGCCTACACCGTCGCCGGGGAGTTGAGCACCACCTATCTGACCCTGGCCGGTGCCGGGCAATCTGACAAGCCCCTGGTCAGCGAGATTCTCTACAACCCCTCCGGCCAGATCGAATCGGAAACCGCCGGCAACGGCGTCATCACCCGCCACCGCTACGACCTTGCGGACGGTCGCCTGATTGGACTGAGCGCACACAAAGCCAATGGCACTCCACTGCAAGATCTGAACTATCGCTACGACGCAGCCGGCAATGTGCTGAGCATCGAAGACGCCGCGCAACCGATCCGCTACTTCAACAACCAGCGCATCGAACCGATCAAGACTTACCGGTATGACACCCTCGGCCAACTGATCGAAGCCACCGGCTGGGAAGCCAAGACCGGCAACGGCGGCCCCGCCCTTCCGGGCACGCAACCCCTGCCCCTCGACCCCAACCAGATCGCCAACTACGTACAGACCTTTCACTACGACGCGGGCGGCAATTTGTTGAACCTGGTGCATGTCGGTGCCCAGACCCATGGCCGCACCCTGACCCGCACTCAATACAGCAACCGTTGCCTGCCCGAGCGCAATGGTCGGCCACCGACTGAAGCCGAACTGGCTGACGGGTTTGATGCCAACGGCAATCTGCGGGAGTTGCAGGTCGGCCAGTCACTGGATTGGGACCTGCGTAATCAGCTGACCCGTGTGCGTCCGGTGGTGCGTGAAGACGGCAACGACGATTACGAAAAGTACCTCTACGACGGCAGCGGCCAGCGGGTCCGCAAAATTCGCGCGAACCAAACCAATGTGCGCACGTTGATCAGCGAAGTGCGTTACCTGCCCGGCGTAGAAATCCGCACCCACAGCGGCACGGGTGAAATCCTCCACGTGATCAACGCCAGCGCAGGTAGCAACGGTGTGCAAGTGCTGCACTGGGTCGCGCAAAAACCGGGCGACATCACCAACGACCAGGTGCGCTACAGCCTCAACGATCACCTGAAGTCCAGCACGATGGAACTGGACCAGAATGCCGATCTGATCAGCCAGGAATGGTATTACCCATTTGGGGGCACGGCTTGCTTCGCGGCACGGTCGGCCACCGAAGCGAAGTACAAGACTGTGCGTTACTCGGGTAAGGAACGGGATGCGACGGGGCTTTATTATTACGGGTTTCGGTATTACGCGCCGTGGTTGCAGCGGTGGATTAATCCGGATCCGGCGGGATATGTGGATGGAATGAATTTGTATGCGATGGTTGGAAACAGGCCCATCAATTTTGCGGATCTGGATGGTCGCATGGGAACTGAATTAACAGCGGCAGATATCAGTCATATAGTAAACACCCTCAAACGAGACATGGGCGAACTTCCTCAAGAAGATGTACGCTCTGTAGTTAACCAATATCTAAAAGGAAAAGGTGCTAACCCACAACAATATTCCGCAACAATCATGTCAAAACTGGGCTTTGCATCCGAGGCAATAGCCGAGCCGCAAGAGACCACCTATCATAGAAGACTAACAAGTAACGAAAAGAAAGGGTTGCATTTATTCTGGAGCACAAACGCGGGCTCTCGCTACATTGGAGCAACCAGCAGAAACTTCTTTATTCGAGCAAATACACAAGAGCGTCCTTCCTTGGCCACAGCTTCAAACGAGGCGCGCCGTGAATTAAAATCCAATACCGGCGAATACAGCGTCAACATGTCGAATGACGTATACAAAAGTAGCTTTGTACCAGCATTACAGCTATTGAGCGAGCACGAACAAGATCCGTGGCAAACCATTCTCCTGATGTCAGCCTCAGTGGGACCTAAAACAAGTTCGCCAGTTTATCGAGGGTCACGATTGTCAGACATGGGTCTGAGCCTCGGTGTAAGCCCGACTTTGAAAATAGGTGATATCGTAAGCGCCAGTAGCTTTTTATCGTTTAGCTCAGACAAAACAGAAGCCGAAAGTTTCATATCGAAATATCATCATGATAACTTCATAAAGGGAACCGTCGGCGTAATTTTTGTCGCATCAGACACTTACACCATCAGCAACTCTATTGAACACGAAAGTATAGTTTTTCCAGCAACCAACTACATAGTTAAAAATATCGTCACTCAAACCACCAGCGGAAACAGTCTTTTCCAAACAACCAGAAAATTCACACCAATGATTTACCTTGAAAAAACCAATAACAATCCGCCATCTAGAACAAAATGGATATAA
- a CDS encoding autotransporter outer membrane beta-barrel domain-containing protein: MKTSFTQQEIKVTICTVSSSLLLCSSMEVQASPAEDESTPWYRQDVPVLTLPALDTTYPGRFGPDMRNSHFITEEAAPSAWDQLYGKASRQAQTDALAQGFSIPGSGELKSPAILTLQSGSGHTQRVGLIGGTSQFQANSGGLVTNRAMSDPNTNTLNLQGESLGAYYSLTGPQGWHVDLSASGGRVNGFSRNEQGARQAAEGSAVTLSVEGGFPIGISENWVVEPQAQLINQRITLDTPYAGSGNASSSDVSSWSGRVGAKLKGSYDINGLPVEPYVRTNLWHTVYTGNTVTLDEVDKISSSRKSSTVELGLGLVARVTPAVSLYVSADYSSDVDDNDLNGIIGSLGVRMRW, translated from the coding sequence ATGAAAACCTCATTCACCCAACAAGAGATCAAAGTTACAATTTGTACTGTATCGAGCTCACTCCTGCTGTGCTCTTCCATGGAAGTGCAGGCCTCACCGGCTGAGGACGAATCGACGCCCTGGTATCGCCAGGACGTTCCGGTGCTCACCTTGCCCGCCCTCGACACCACGTATCCCGGCCGCTTTGGCCCCGACATGCGAAACAGCCATTTCATCACCGAGGAGGCGGCGCCCTCCGCCTGGGACCAACTCTATGGAAAAGCTTCGCGTCAGGCACAAACCGATGCTTTGGCCCAGGGTTTCTCCATCCCTGGCTCTGGCGAACTTAAAAGCCCGGCAATCCTGACCTTGCAGAGCGGCAGCGGCCATACCCAACGGGTCGGCCTGATCGGTGGCACCAGCCAATTCCAGGCCAACAGCGGTGGCCTGGTGACCAATCGCGCGATGTCTGATCCGAACACCAACACACTCAACCTGCAAGGCGAAAGCCTCGGTGCCTATTACAGCTTGACCGGCCCGCAAGGCTGGCACGTCGACTTGTCCGCCAGCGGTGGTCGGGTCAATGGTTTCAGCCGTAATGAACAAGGCGCCCGACAAGCCGCCGAAGGCAGCGCGGTAACGCTGTCGGTGGAAGGCGGCTTTCCGATTGGCATCAGCGAAAACTGGGTGGTTGAACCACAGGCGCAGTTGATCAATCAACGCATCACCCTCGACACCCCGTACGCGGGTTCGGGCAATGCGTCCTCCAGCGACGTGTCGTCATGGAGTGGCCGCGTCGGCGCCAAATTGAAAGGCAGTTACGACATCAACGGCCTGCCCGTAGAACCCTACGTGCGGACCAACTTGTGGCACACGGTATATACCGGCAACACCGTGACCCTCGATGAGGTCGACAAGATCAGCAGCAGCCGTAAATCTTCGACGGTAGAACTCGGTCTGGGGCTGGTGGCCAGAGTGACACCGGCCGTGAGCCTGTACGTGAGTGCCGACTACAGCAGTGATGTCGATGACAATGACTTGAATGGGATAATCGGCAGCCTCGGCGTGCGGATGCGCTGGTGA
- a CDS encoding endonuclease/exonuclease/phosphatase family protein, producing MTSNPKRQPEASVPLNTPPAIHRLRVLTVNTHKGFTALNRRFILPELREAVRSTSADLVFLQEVVGEHERHSSRYNDWPQTSQYEFLADSMWSDFAYGRNAVYPDGHHGNALLSKYPIREYRNLDVSITGPERRGLLHCVLDVPGHAEVHAICVHLSLLESHRQLQLQLLCQLLESLPDDAPVIIAGDFNDWQLQGNAALARRDYLHEAFERHHGRPAKTYPARFPLLRLDRIYLRNASSHEPRILGHKPWTHLSDHLPLAVEVHL from the coding sequence GTGACCAGTAATCCCAAGCGGCAGCCAGAAGCATCAGTGCCGTTGAACACCCCGCCGGCCATCCACCGATTGCGCGTGCTGACGGTCAACACCCACAAGGGGTTCACTGCACTCAATCGACGCTTCATCCTCCCGGAATTGCGTGAAGCGGTACGCAGTACATCGGCGGACCTGGTGTTCCTGCAGGAAGTGGTCGGCGAGCACGAGCGCCATTCCTCCCGCTACAACGATTGGCCACAAACCTCACAATACGAATTCCTCGCCGACAGCATGTGGAGCGACTTCGCCTACGGCCGCAACGCGGTCTACCCCGACGGCCACCACGGTAACGCGCTACTGTCGAAATACCCGATCCGCGAATACCGCAACCTCGATGTCTCCATCACCGGGCCTGAACGCCGAGGGCTGCTGCATTGCGTGCTGGACGTGCCGGGCCACGCCGAGGTCCATGCCATCTGCGTGCACCTGAGTTTGCTCGAAAGCCATCGCCAACTGCAGTTGCAGTTGCTTTGCCAACTGCTCGAATCCCTGCCCGACGACGCACCGGTGATCATCGCGGGCGATTTCAACGACTGGCAACTGCAAGGCAACGCCGCCCTCGCCCGTCGCGACTACCTCCACGAAGCCTTCGAACGCCATCACGGCCGCCCCGCAAAAACCTACCCCGCACGCTTTCCGCTGCTGCGCCTGGATCGCATCTACCTGCGCAATGCCAGCAGTCATGAGCCAAGAATCCTTGGGCACAAGCCCTGGACGCATCTGTCGGATCATTTGCCGTTGGCGGTGGAAGTCCATCTTTAG
- a CDS encoding PIG-L family deacetylase yields MKPVSISESSAPGQIWNSAPQLENIPVISTQSLVPAGARAVVISAHPGDEVVMCGGLLQLLSATGHPLQLISVTDGSASQPTSAHWSEKRLSVFRSQESVEALRRLGLPMHSLKWIRGGFTDNTLAEHEQELTQFISRYLRPGDVVFSIWCEDGTGDHDAVGRASANAATIAGATFNEVPVWAWHWAARDHGSIPWHRARKIRLDTWTVARKSHATHAYASQLDGDPAIGLAPLLPQVVLDRMRLPYEVVLV; encoded by the coding sequence ATGAAACCTGTTTCCATCAGTGAAAGCAGCGCTCCAGGGCAGATCTGGAACAGCGCCCCGCAACTGGAAAACATTCCGGTCATCAGCACTCAGTCTTTAGTCCCTGCGGGCGCACGGGCGGTGGTGATTTCTGCGCATCCCGGCGATGAAGTGGTGATGTGTGGCGGGCTGCTGCAATTGCTCAGCGCCACGGGCCATCCCTTGCAACTGATTTCGGTGACCGATGGCAGCGCAAGCCAACCGACTTCTGCGCACTGGTCGGAGAAACGCCTCAGCGTGTTTCGCTCCCAGGAAAGCGTCGAAGCCCTGCGTCGGCTCGGGTTGCCGATGCACAGCCTGAAATGGATTCGCGGCGGCTTCACTGACAACACCCTGGCCGAGCATGAGCAGGAGTTGACGCAATTCATCAGCCGCTATCTACGCCCCGGTGATGTGGTGTTCAGCATTTGGTGCGAGGACGGCACTGGCGACCATGACGCTGTCGGTCGTGCCAGCGCCAATGCCGCGACCATCGCCGGCGCGACCTTTAACGAAGTGCCGGTCTGGGCCTGGCACTGGGCAGCGCGAGATCATGGTTCAATCCCCTGGCATCGCGCGCGCAAAATTCGCCTGGACACCTGGACCGTCGCGCGAAAGAGCCACGCGACCCATGCCTACGCCAGCCAGCTCGATGGCGATCCGGCCATCGGCCTTGCACCGCTGCTGCCGCAGGTGGTGCTGGATCGGATGCGTCTGCCCTATGAAGTCGTACTTGTATGA
- the glgX gene encoding glycogen debranching protein GlgX has protein sequence MTSPKKAAPEPQAEASRIREGLPFPLGATWDGLGVNFALFSAHATRVELCIFDDAGEVELERIELPEYTDEIFHGYLPDAHPGMIYGYRVYGPYDPANGHRFNHNKLLIDPYAKQLVGQLKWSEALFGYTIGHPDADLSFDERDSAPFVPKCKVIDPAHTWGHDHRVSVPWDKTIIYETHVRGISMSHPTVPENVRGTFAGLMVDDVLEHIRKLGVSSVELLPIHAFVNDQHLLHKGMTNYWGYNSIAFFAPDPRYLASGKIAEFKEMVAHLHEANLEVILDVVYNHTAEGNEQGPTLSMRGIDNASYYRLMPDDKRFYINDSGTGNTLDLSHPCVLQMVTDSLRYWASEMHVDGFRFDLATILGRYHDGFDERHSFLVACRQDPVLRQVKMIAEPWDCGPGGYQVGNFPPGWVEWNDRFRDTVRAFWKGDDGQLADFAARMTGSGEMFNHRGRRPYASLNFITAHDGFTLNDLVSYNDKHNEANDENNQDGSNNNLSWNHGVEGPTDDPEINELRQRQMRNFFATLLLSQGTPMMVAGDEFARTQNGNNNAYCQDSEIGWVNWYVNEEGKALLKFVKRLIKLRLAYPILRRGRFLVGNYNEDIGVKDVTWLAADGSEMTTEHWHDAHNRCMGMLLDGRAQETGIRRKGGDATLLLVVNAHHDVVNFLLPEVPDGGFWTCMIDTNQPSIRGQERFEFGHEYSVTGRSLLLFELQHEEEE, from the coding sequence ATGACCAGTCCAAAGAAAGCCGCGCCAGAACCTCAGGCCGAGGCCTCGCGAATCCGGGAGGGCCTGCCCTTTCCGCTGGGTGCGACCTGGGATGGTCTGGGCGTCAACTTCGCCTTGTTTTCTGCCCACGCCACCCGGGTCGAACTGTGCATCTTCGACGACGCCGGCGAAGTGGAATTGGAACGTATCGAACTGCCCGAATACACCGACGAGATCTTCCACGGCTACTTGCCAGATGCCCACCCGGGAATGATCTACGGCTACCGCGTATACGGCCCGTACGACCCGGCCAACGGCCACCGTTTCAACCACAACAAATTGCTGATCGACCCCTACGCCAAACAACTGGTCGGCCAGTTGAAATGGTCCGAAGCATTGTTCGGCTACACCATCGGTCACCCCGACGCCGACCTCAGCTTCGATGAGCGCGACAGTGCGCCTTTCGTACCCAAGTGCAAGGTGATCGATCCGGCGCATACCTGGGGTCACGATCATCGGGTCAGCGTGCCGTGGGACAAGACGATCATTTACGAGACCCACGTGCGCGGCATCAGCATGAGTCACCCTACCGTCCCCGAGAATGTGCGTGGCACCTTTGCCGGGTTGATGGTCGATGACGTGCTGGAACACATTCGCAAGCTCGGCGTCTCTTCCGTGGAATTGCTGCCGATCCATGCCTTTGTCAATGATCAGCACCTCTTGCATAAGGGCATGACCAATTACTGGGGCTACAACAGCATTGCGTTCTTCGCCCCCGATCCGCGGTATCTGGCCAGCGGCAAGATCGCCGAGTTCAAGGAGATGGTCGCGCACCTGCACGAAGCCAATCTGGAAGTAATTCTCGACGTGGTCTACAACCACACCGCCGAGGGCAATGAACAAGGCCCAACCCTGTCCATGCGTGGGATCGACAACGCCTCTTACTACCGTCTGATGCCCGACGACAAACGCTTCTACATCAACGATTCCGGCACCGGCAACACCCTGGACCTGAGCCACCCGTGCGTGCTGCAAATGGTCACCGACTCCCTGCGCTACTGGGCTTCGGAGATGCACGTGGACGGTTTCCGCTTCGACCTAGCGACCATTCTCGGGCGCTATCACGATGGCTTCGACGAGCGTCACAGTTTCCTCGTGGCCTGCCGTCAGGACCCCGTGCTGCGTCAGGTGAAAATGATCGCAGAGCCGTGGGATTGTGGCCCTGGCGGTTACCAGGTCGGCAATTTCCCACCCGGCTGGGTGGAATGGAATGACAGGTTCCGCGACACCGTGCGCGCCTTCTGGAAGGGCGACGACGGCCAACTGGCTGACTTCGCCGCGCGCATGACCGGTTCCGGGGAAATGTTCAATCACCGAGGCCGGCGCCCCTACGCCTCACTGAACTTCATTACCGCCCATGACGGCTTTACTCTCAATGATCTGGTGTCGTACAACGACAAGCACAACGAGGCCAACGACGAGAATAACCAGGACGGCAGCAACAACAATCTGTCATGGAACCACGGTGTCGAAGGCCCCACCGACGATCCGGAAATCAATGAGCTGCGCCAGCGGCAAATGCGCAACTTCTTCGCCACGTTGTTGCTGTCGCAAGGCACACCGATGATGGTGGCCGGCGACGAATTCGCCCGTACCCAAAATGGCAATAACAATGCTTATTGCCAGGACAGCGAAATCGGCTGGGTCAACTGGTACGTGAACGAAGAAGGCAAGGCCCTGCTGAAATTCGTCAAACGCCTGATCAAGTTGCGCCTGGCTTACCCGATCCTGCGTCGCGGACGCTTCCTGGTGGGCAATTACAACGAGGACATCGGCGTCAAGGACGTGACCTGGCTGGCAGCGGACGGCAGCGAGATGACCACCGAGCACTGGCATGATGCGCACAACCGTTGCATGGGCATGCTGCTCGACGGCCGCGCGCAGGAAACCGGTATCCGCCGCAAAGGCGGCGACGCCACCCTGTTGCTGGTGGTCAACGCTCATCACGATGTCGTCAACTTCCTCCTGCCGGAAGTGCCCGATGGTGGCTTCTGGACCTGCATGATCGACACCAATCAACCGTCGATTCGTGGCCAGGAGCGATTCGAATTCGGCCATGAATATTCGGTCACCGGTCGATCGCTGCTGCTGTTCGAATTGCAGCACGAGGAAGAGGAATGA
- a CDS encoding DUF2934 domain-containing protein, which translates to MSTDDKRIREFAYQIWESEGKPEGQEARHWEMARKLAEAEALVPKKPAKAPASKPAVSKTANGKAGEVKVAAPKPKAKPSAASSVIPPGEKAVEKKPRAARKPSAI; encoded by the coding sequence ATGAGTACCGACGATAAACGCATTCGCGAGTTTGCCTATCAGATCTGGGAGTCAGAAGGAAAACCCGAAGGTCAGGAAGCCCGCCACTGGGAGATGGCGCGCAAACTGGCTGAAGCGGAAGCCCTGGTGCCGAAAAAACCGGCGAAGGCCCCGGCCAGCAAACCGGCCGTCAGCAAAACCGCCAACGGCAAGGCTGGCGAGGTCAAGGTGGCCGCACCAAAACCAAAAGCCAAACCGTCTGCGGCTTCTTCCGTTATTCCCCCAGGGGAAAAAGCCGTCGAGAAGAAGCCTCGCGCCGCGCGAAAACCGTCAGCGATCTGA